A stretch of DNA from Takifugu rubripes chromosome 15, fTakRub1.2, whole genome shotgun sequence:
AAAGATGACACATTTACTGGGTCCCACACCTCATATTTAAAGGAACGGCTCTACGGCGCCACCTACACCCCTACGCGTTCAGAGGGGCCCCAGAAAGGTTTCATCGATACACGGGGGTACGGGCGGAGTTCTGTCATGACTCAGcgtgtaacaggaagaaacaggaagtcagccaTTTTGAATCCTTGCACTTTTATCAATCGTCTCCATGTCGGCTGGGTCTGATCCAGAGGTCAAATCCAGATCCAGAGACTCGGACTAACCTCCAAAGCTTCTCGCTTTCCCTCGGAGGCCGGGGCGGCAAGGCGAACGTTTGCTGTCTTCAGACTTCGTGTTTGACCAGAATTCTGCCTGATTTTCAATTTTTCGTGGGTGATAGCGCCACCTGGATACCTTCGAAGAAGCAGCCCCTGGACTACCTCTGACCCGTTTGTGAAACTTGGTCCCCCTGGGTCCACTTCCTAaacccaacaggaagtgagatatTTGAAGCCGTGTTGGCAGTTCTGCCATATTTTCAGTCTTGGATCTGTTATTAATTATTACTTCAGGTATCTGGAGCTTTATTTAGATCAATTTCAGTGTGAAATGTTCCAACAAAGCGTTTCAAATGAGTAATAGATcaaatcaaagcatcaaagcaactTTGTCTTTGATCCTGTTGGACCGTCAAGAATGAAAGTGTTCCAACACCAGCTGAATGGTTCCTTCCTCACCTGTGGTGTCCAGCAGAGAGAAGCTCTGGACCTTCTCCTGGTTCTGGTCTAATCTGGTCTCGTTCCTGTCAGAGTGGCCCAGCCGAGCCGAGCAGGTCCAGGGCTGAAACCATCTTTCTCATGCTAATGATGTGACATCAGCAGTGAGGAGTGGGCGAGAGTAAAAGAGCTGATCCTGCCCCCACGGCCTCACTCGGGCTTctggctctcacacacactcacacacgcaccgGACAGCACACAGTATGCGTACCTGTCCCCCAGCGGCTGGATTTTATTTACACGTCTGGCTGAACCCGTCCCGAGGAACCCAGAACCGCCGGGTGATGGTGAACTGAGGTGAGCTGCGCTGCCTGGAGGACCCGGTCCGTCCAGGTCCTGCTCTCGGTCCGGTCCGTCCAGGTCCTGCTGCCGGACCGACAGCAGGACCTGTTCCTTTCAGGAGCAGGACCCGGTCCGTTtgggttctgctgctggaaagTTCTCGCTCGGTCTTTGTAGGGAACGAACAGAAACCCGCCGCAGCCACtttagacgtgtgtgtgtgtgtgcgtgcgtgcgtgcgtgtgtgtgtgtgcgtgtgtgtgtgtgtgtgtgtgttgccgtcTCCCTGAACGCTCAAGTCAAAAGTAAATTTTAAAATTCAGCAACGCAAAAAAGAAGGTGTTGGAAATCCGTAAAGTCAGAAATGAAAGTGGTCTAAAGAGTGAACTCGatcaagcagctgcagctcaaagatTTCAATCTGTCTGTTCGTGATTTCCCTGCTTTCTTGGGCGTCTCCGCCAATCAGCGTCCTGACGCGCTCTGACCCCCCGGACCCCCCTCCCGGAGCCTAACGGACCCCCCAGAGCTCTTCAAAGGCTCCTATCAGCAGATCTTagctgatgttgctctgatggaagctgcagcagcagcaccacattCTTTCCACAGAGATGATGGAAACTGGGTCAATCACGGGCTCAAAGCtggaggttgttgttgtttgtttgatgctgctgttgtttgtttgttgttacTGCtatttgttgttgctgttgcttgttttttattgctgttatttgtttgatgttactgttgttgtttgttgttactgttgttgtttctttgcTTGCTGTTGTTTGTTGCTGCTGGTATTAcagttgtttgttgttgctgttgtttgtttattgttactgttttttgtttgcttgctgttgtttgttactgttgttactgttgtttatttgcttgctgttgtttttgctgttatttgttgctgctgttgttacaATTGTTTGTTGCtggtgttgtttgtttgttgctgttatttgctgctgttgttacagttgtttattgctgctgttgtttgtttgtttgctgctgttgttgctgctgtgtttatgAAGCAGGCCGCCCTTTGATCAGGGTACATTTTCCTTTGTCTGAGGATCCTTTGATGATCTGGGATGACATCATCTTCGTTCTGGGTCTTTTGCTAATTCTGTTGAATCTGATTTGGTTTAGATCTGTTTCATCCGCAGGATCCCATAAAAGGGAAACTGGGCCATTAACAGCCCTTGTGTCTGTATCTTCTCCAGCGATTCCGGCGGTTGTGGTACGACTGTAGGCTGCTGCGGCCCTTTGTAGCGTTGTGGTCTGCTGTGGAGTCCAACCATGAGGCTCCGCTCTCACGTGGTCCCCGTCGGCGTCCTCacggctctgctgctgtctcagctctgctctggcATCAAATGGCTGTAAGTAACCTTCAGGGCAGGACCGCCGGACTCACAGAGTCCGTCTGCGCTGATCCAATGTGAGTCCAGACGGGAAGCGTTGGGTTGAAGAGCATAAACGAATGTCTCCTGGACAGACGAGGGAAGCGGGTCCTGGGGGGCCGCTGTGGGACGGTGGGCAGGCTGGGTGTGTTCAGAGAATCAACATGGTGGGCTCGTGTCTTCaggaacacagcaggaggccTCACACACGGTCGTTAACAGCTCGGGTTCAACCGGAGCGAGAGGCCAACTGTCGAGCTGCGGCCGTAAACACCTGGTTGCCACAGGTGTTTACGGCCGCCAGAAACCCAGGCAGACCCCTCTGGGGTCCCTGGACCTGGGCCAGACTCCCCTGGCCTCGGGCTCCTGCAGGTAGTGAGAAGTGACGGCTGAATCTTTTGTCCACAGAGTTCTGTCCCACTCGCCCCTCATCGTTGCACATCAACCAGACCCAACACTGCAAGCTGCTGCCCGGCCTGGTGTCGTCACAGGCTCAGCTGTGTCGCCAGCAAACTGGAGCTGATGCAGACCATAATACAAGCAGCCCGCCTGAGGTCAAAAAAACCTGCCAGAAGACCTTTGGGGACATGCGCTGGAACTGCTCGTCCATCGAGATCCCCGTGGACGCCCCCAAGTACCGGCCCGACCTCGACCGAGGTGCGATCCCAAACCATCATCCAACACCGTTTCCATGGCGACATTTAGACAAATTAATCACGCGTTTGACGAGGTTTTCTGGGACGTCACCACTACGGCCACTAGGATGGAAACTACCTTTACTTCCTGTCAGAGACAAAAGAACTTTAAAGTTCAGAACACACCAACAAAAAGGTTCCGCGGTCCAATAGAAAGTAGAACACACAGCTTTTCCTTGACCTTGACTGTGCTGATCCAGAGTCCCTCACTGGATGAGGGTTATCTAGATGTTCAGAGAACCGATCCAAGACCAGAACCAAGCTCAGCCctgctgacgctgctgttgTCCCAAAGTTCTATTAGTGTTTTATTAGTTACCTGTGATAATCCAGGAGAGATTAACATTTGTTTGTTTAGTCACTCATTTaattggctccgcccacacaggTTAGTGGAACAACTGTAGAGCGGACGGTCTCTGGTCCACAATCCAGGACATCACCGACATTTAATGGGGTCTTTCTTGGTCCATTATCACCAGCCCCTGAGCATGCCACTAAACCCATTAGAGCTGTTTTGCTAACAAAGGGGGGCCGTCCCAGCTAACAGGAACCTTTGGTGTCCGTATGGTTTCCACAGGAACCAGAGAGGCTGCATTCGTCTACGCTCTGTCGGCGGCAGCCATCAGCCACACCATCGCCCAGGCCTGCACCTCTGGAGACCTGCGCCTCTGCTCCTGTGCTCCTATCCCCTCTCAGGTTCTGGAGCCGGGGTACCGCTGGGGCGGCTGTGCTGATAACCTGCACTACGGCCTGATGATGGGCTCAAAGTTTGCAGAtgctcctctgaagatgaagcgTGCAGGATCTCACGCTAACAAACTGATGCACTTACACAACAGTGAGGTGgggagacaggtgagcagcaccgtccGCTTCGCGGTCTCGGGCCAGGTGGACTTGTCCAAGCTTTGTAATCTGACGTCTCGCTTGTTGTGCGCAGGTGCTGAAAGAGGCCCTGGTGATGAAGTGTAAGTGCCACGGAGTATCTGGCTCCTGCTCCGTCAGAACCTGCTGGAGAGGCCTCCAGGATCTGAGGGAGATCGCCGTTGACCTCAAGAACATGTACCTGTCAGCCACCAAAGTGGTTCACAGGCCCATGGGGACACGCAAGCAGCTGGTCCCGAAGGACATAGACATCCGCCCAGTGAGGGAGAAGGAACTCGTCTACCTACAGAATTCCCCAAACTTCTGCAGCGAGAATGAAAAGCTGGGTTCTGTTGGAACACGTGACAGGTGAGAACGTCGTCTTTGACTGGCGCTGGTATCTAACGGCAACAGTCTGGTGGAGGGTTAGCGGTCAAACCACAGGAAGCTATTGGCCGCTAACACCGGCTCCCCCAGGATGTTGGTTCTGATAAAAGTCTCGCTCTGCCTGGTGGAACCATTTAGTTGGAAGGCTGACTGATAACAACCAAGAGCCCCTGAGAGGTTCTGTCTGAGGCCGCTCTAAAAACCGTTGCGACTGGAGTCATTGTTCCACTATCGCAACACACGTCTCAAACAATTGCTATCACGGTTCTATTTCAGGCTGCTGATACCGCCCACACAAATATAAGGGACTAGTTACCCAGGCCCGCTCTGGGCCCGCCCTGGGCCCGCTCTGGGCTCTCCTCAACTTCTGGAAGTGCTGTTTTTGGAAGCCAAGGTCAGGCATTCCTGTGACCCACATTACAAACACGTGGTCACAGCGAGCCCCACTTATCAGCGACATCTAGGTCAGTCAGCAGGACGGCGGCATTGAGAGATCGGTCAAAAATCCCATAATCGCATGAGATAAGAAACAAGACGTCCGGAGGGCTCAGACGTTAGCCGGCAGCTCATTCGTCCACAAGTTGGGACGGACGCCCTAAAAGGGAAAAGCAGATCAAAGCCAAGTTCGCACTTCCTGCTAATACCCGTTGCt
This window harbors:
- the wnt11 gene encoding LOW QUALITY PROTEIN: protein Wnt-11 (The sequence of the model RefSeq protein was modified relative to this genomic sequence to represent the inferred CDS: deleted 3 bases in 2 codons; substituted 1 base at 1 genomic stop codon), with product MRLRSHVVPVGVLTALLLSQLCSGIKWLXFCPTRPSSLHINQTQHCKLLPGLVSSQAQLCRSKLELMQTIIQAAREVKKTCQKTFGDMRWNCSSIEIPVDAPKYRPDLDRGTREAAFVYALSAAAISHTIAQACTSGDLRLCSCAPIPSQVLEPGYRWGGCADNLHYGLMMGSKFADAPLKMKRAGSHANKLMHLHNSEVGRQVLKEALVMKCKCHGVSGSCSVRTCWRGLQDLREIAVDLKNMYLSATKVVHRPMGTRKQLVPKDIDIRPVREKELVYLQNSPNFCSENEKLGSVGTRDRQCNKTSAGSDSCDMMCCDRGYNSYTEKLLERCHCKYHWCCYVTCKKCERLVERYVCK